One Thiocapsa sp. genomic window carries:
- the cobI gene encoding precorrin-2 C(20)-methyltransferase, translating into MPGTLIAASLGPGDPGLVTRAAWSALESARCWAWPITGDGASYALSIVARGGLEPPPDGLALHFPMTRDPETLARHWAAAAEQVLARLHGGEDVVFLVEGDASTFSTFGHLARGVQALDPAITVRVIPGVPSYHAAAAAAGAILVDGEEPLAVYSAPEAMKDLDALLERFDALVLLKVRPVLDSLIQALSERSLLDRAVFVERVGTPEERILHDIASLRGTRVHYLSLILIRQDRRRGLGVGPS; encoded by the coding sequence ATGCCTGGAACCTTGATCGCCGCCTCGCTGGGTCCGGGAGATCCCGGCCTCGTCACCCGAGCAGCCTGGTCCGCGTTGGAGAGCGCGCGCTGCTGGGCTTGGCCCATCACGGGCGACGGGGCCAGCTATGCCCTGTCCATCGTCGCGCGCGGTGGGCTGGAACCGCCGCCCGACGGTCTCGCGCTGCATTTTCCGATGACGCGCGACCCCGAGACCTTGGCCCGGCATTGGGCCGCCGCGGCGGAGCAGGTCCTCGCACGGCTGCACGGCGGCGAGGACGTGGTCTTCCTGGTCGAGGGCGATGCCTCGACCTTCTCGACCTTCGGCCATCTCGCGCGCGGCGTGCAGGCGCTCGACCCGGCGATCACCGTTCGCGTCATCCCGGGCGTGCCCTCCTACCATGCCGCGGCCGCCGCGGCGGGTGCGATCCTGGTCGACGGCGAAGAGCCGCTCGCGGTCTATTCGGCACCGGAGGCGATGAAGGATCTCGACGCCCTTTTGGAGCGCTTCGATGCCCTGGTCTTGCTCAAGGTCCGCCCCGTGTTGGATTCGCTGATCCAGGCCCTGAGCGAACGCAGCCTGCTCGACCGGGCGGTCTTCGTCGAGCGCGTCGGTACGCCCGAGGAGCGGATCCTGCACGACATCGCATCGCTTCGCGGCACCCGGGTGCACTACCTCTCCCTGATCCTGATCCGCCAGGACCGACGACGCGGGCTGGGTGTCGGCCCGAGCTGA
- a CDS encoding ATP-binding protein, with amino-acid sequence MIAPSRRRRRPGSTSSAKIRAEAIHDCELAIKGVAEKMASLGRLVAGVAHELNNPISFVYGNVHALSRYRERREIETTLDLPNTLTVQGHPGQIHQVLMNLVQNALDAMHDSTQPPRLSIRAGQDEDATTAWLSVRDNGPGIDAQDLNRVSPRSRTSPKPNANAFREPVVHRRQSSRSGDTPGSTTCSRPLQSGQTLRRI; translated from the coding sequence ATGATTGCCCCGAGCCGACGACGGAGGCGACCTGGATCCACGTCATCCGCAAAGATCCGCGCCGAGGCCATCCACGACTGCGAGCTCGCAATCAAGGGCGTAGCCGAGAAGATGGCCTCGCTCGGCCGACTCGTCGCCGGCGTGGCGCACGAGCTGAACAACCCCATCAGCTTCGTCTACGGCAACGTGCATGCCCTCTCGCGCTATCGCGAGCGCCGGGAGATCGAGACGACACTGGACCTCCCGAACACACTGACGGTTCAGGGACATCCGGGGCAGATCCATCAGGTCCTCATGAACTTGGTCCAGAACGCACTCGACGCGATGCACGACAGTACGCAGCCACCGCGACTGTCGATCCGTGCCGGACAAGACGAAGACGCGACGACCGCCTGGCTGAGTGTCCGGGACAACGGCCCCGGCATCGACGCACAGGACTTAAACCGCGTCTCACCGAGATCGAGGACATCTCCAAAGCCAAATGCAAATGCTTTTCGGGAGCCCGTCGTCCACCGCCGGCAATCGTCGCGAAGCGGCGACACCCCGGGATCGACGACTTGCAGTCGTCCTCTTCAATCCGGCCAAACCCTCCGCCGAATCTGA
- the parA gene encoding ParA family partition ATPase, with protein MSIVAVVGNKGGTGKTTLSLNLAAGLARRGSVVIVDADPQQSAYQWRLIGDENAALPAVVAAAFGLVKTVQALRDVHDHVVIDCPPSIKSPQTEHALRLADHALIPLQPSPMDLWATSHLARIIEAIRPENPQLRALIVMSQMEPRTTLSRLMPEAVAELDLPVARTALQRRSIHRLCVLEGRSVFQAGRRGAAAAAEINDLIAEIFDHDNASQEHVSQEHV; from the coding sequence ATGAGCATCGTCGCCGTCGTCGGCAACAAAGGCGGCACCGGCAAGACCACCTTGTCCTTGAATCTCGCCGCCGGTCTGGCGCGGCGGGGATCGGTCGTCATCGTCGATGCCGATCCGCAGCAGTCCGCCTATCAATGGCGCCTGATCGGGGATGAAAATGCCGCGTTGCCCGCCGTGGTGGCCGCGGCCTTCGGGCTCGTAAAGACGGTGCAGGCCCTGCGCGACGTCCACGACCATGTCGTCATCGATTGCCCCCCGTCCATCAAGTCACCGCAGACCGAGCACGCACTGCGCCTGGCCGACCATGCGCTGATCCCGCTCCAACCCTCGCCGATGGATCTCTGGGCGACGAGTCATCTCGCCCGCATCATCGAGGCGATTCGCCCCGAGAACCCGCAACTGCGCGCCTTGATCGTGATGAGCCAGATGGAGCCGCGCACGACCCTCTCGCGCCTGATGCCCGAGGCCGTCGCGGAGTTGGATCTGCCGGTCGCCCGAACCGCGTTGCAGCGCCGCTCCATCCATCGTCTCTGTGTGCTCGAGGGGCGCAGCGTCTTCCAAGCCGGCCGTCGCGGTGCTGCCGCGGCGGCCGAGATCAACGACCTGATCGCGGAGATCTTCGACCATGACAACGCCTCCCAGGAGCACGTCTCCCAAGAGCACGTCTAA